GTGATGAAACCATGGTTCGGTGATGGCGTGATCGGCACCTGCCCGCCATCCACAGAAGCGACCCAACCAGGCCAGTAAAATGTATAGACTTCCAGCGTAAAGGCCTCGTCGGCGCGAGTATCCCAAACATTTGACGTGGGACCGCTATCACGGGCGAAGATATCCACACCATCAGGCGCATGGGCACGATCAACCGGATAGCCATCACGATAATCGTCAATCAGGGCAGGCTGTGGCCCTGGTAAGGTGCTCACATCTGCAGGACGGTATTCATCTGTGAAGGTGGTCCCAAGCTGCACGCCGTCTTGCTCACTATCGAGATAAGCGCCCACAGACGTATTGAGCGTTTCATAGCGCCATTGCAACACAGTAAAGAGCGGTGCAGCCAGCAGCAGAATCAGCGCAGTTGCAGCCGCCGCAAGGCCCATCTGCCAATTAGGACGCGCGACCTTTTGCAGCCAATGCGCATTCATACCCACCAGTACCGCCAATGAAAAGGCTGCTGGCCCCAGCAACCGCCATGGGAATTGTAAATATTGCAGCGGCGTTAGGCCCTGCCAGATAGAAGCCGAAAGCGGCAGCACCAGCACCATGCAGATCAGCGCACAAAATCCAAAGAATAGCGATTGGCTCAGGGTAAGGATTGGACGCTCACCCGCACGCCATACCCGCACAATAACGACTATCGAACCCACGAACCCACTCAGTGCCAGCACCCACTGAGGCAAGCCCAGTACTGTCACAGGGCGCAGCGCATTGATGGCTCCGGCATCTTGCAAGGGGACCAGCCCAAAGAGCACATCCCCCCAGACGAAGAAGTTCTGGTAATTGAGTTGATCCACAGCGGTCAGGTTCTGTAAATGAACGGTACCGGCTTCCAGCAAGACGGGCAGCCAGAAATAGGCGGATAGCCCGACGGCGAGCGCAACCGCCAGCACAGAAAGCGTATAAGGATAGATCGCTATACGCCACTGCTTACGAGGCGTCACAATCTGCGCAGTGACCATATGCCACAAAATATAGGCCAGTAAAAACAGCGTCAGCACCACAGCCATAAGATTATGTGCCATGATGACCAGGAACAAACATAAGGCCGCCAGAGCTGTATCCCGGCGACTGCGCGTGGTTTGCAGCAATGTAAAGCGCCACATCACCCATGGGAAGAGCGCCAGAGCCAGCAGTTCAGGGTAGGCCCCGCGTGCGTAAGGGAGTGTGAAGAGGATATAAGGGGCGAACAAATAAGCCAGTGCGGCCAATACGCCGCCCAGACGGCCACTCAGGCGCTTGCTGAAGTCATACATACCCACGCCCGCGCTGAGGTTACAGATGATAATCAGGATACGCAGCGCGCCCAATGCATCAACAGCAAACAAGCCGCTCAACAGGCTGGTCAGATAGTAGCTCAGGGGCGCGTAAAAGTGCCATAGTGGGGCCCCATACCCATAATAGAGCACATCCGCCCAACGCGGGAACAGATCACTCAGTGCCCAACTACGGTCCATCAAAGCCGCGCGATAAGTGTGATAGAGCACATCGGCCCCGTTTGGCAAGCCCTGCGGATGCAGTATCAACGGCAGCGCTGCGAAACAACTCAGCAGCAAAACGAGCAGCAGGCCAAAATCCAGGCGAGAGGATAACCACTTCATCAGACGAAAGACGCCCCTACGTAAACGGCCACATAACGGAGGCGAGTATAGCAGAAATTGCAAGCGTGCTCAGAGAGCGATTCTATCAACAGGTTATCTGCCGCTTATGGAGGCAATCCATAGATACGCATACCACGAGCAAAACGAAGTTCCCTCGCTCAAAATAAGGCGAAAGCCAGCCCATACTAAAAGACACCAGCACCAGTTCAAAATAATCTGACGCATATAAGCATCGGCTCTGCCTGAATCACTTGTGAGAGAGCGACCTTTTGGAGTAATATATAGTCACATACTTGTGCAGTTCATGCACTGGTACATCTCCTGTCAAGGGGTACGAACCGCACATTCGTGCCCCTTTGCACATTACTGGACATATCGTTAAAAACGCCTCCAGAATAGGCGTTACGACCTGCTAAAAACCTCATTCGTTATGCACTATCACCAAACTGCGGGGCCACCTTTCGTGCGGGCTCACATTTTACGAACGCCCTCTTCGTTGGTATAGTCATAGGCGCTATTGTTACGCTGCGCAGGCGTGCAGCGTGCCACAACACACTCGTGACATGGAGGATAATTTATGAAACGCTCCTTATTATTGGTGTTCTTACTGCTGCTGACGCTGCCACTCGCCGTACAAGCACAAGATGAACTACCGGACCTGGGTGGCGAGACGATTTCTATCGCCGTCGAAAATGCCTACCCGCCATTCAACTTCATTGATGAAGAAACCGGTGAACCCGCAGGCTGGGACTACGATGCTGTTGATGAAATCTGTGCTCGCATCAACTGCGTGCCTGAATACATCGAAACTTCCTGGGATGGCATGATCGTCGCTGTCTCCAACGGAGAATTCGATGTCGCTGCCGATGGCATCACCATCACCGAAGAACGTGATGAAATCGTTGATTTCTCCATCCCCTACGTCTCCATTGTGGAACGCCTCATGGCCCGTGTTGATGAAGACCGCTTCGCCACTGTCGAAGAATTCATCGCAAATGAAGAGCTCGTCGTTGGCGTTCAGTTGGCAACCACCAACTACAACACCGCCATTGAGCTCGTTGGCGAAGATCGTATCGTTGGCTATGACATCTACGGTGCTGCTGTTCAGGCGCTCATCGCTGGTGATGTCGATGCTGTCATCATTGACGATGTCGCAGGCCAGGGTTACGTCGGTGAAAATGCCGAAGATGTCCAACTCTTCGAAGATGGCCTCACCCAGAATGGTGGCCTCGGCTTCATCTTCCCGGAAGGCAGCGAACTCGTCGCCGCTTTCGATGCCGCCCTCACCAGCATGATCGATGATGGTACCCTCGACGAACTCAACGTCGAATGGGGCGTCGCCGGTGGTGAAGAAGAAGCTGTTGAACTGCCGGACCTGGGTGGCGAGACGATTTCTATCGCCGTCGAAAATGCCTACCCGCCATTCAACTTCATTGATGAAGAAACCGGTGAACCCGCAGGCTGGGACTACGATGCTGTTGATGAAATCTGTGCTCGCATCAACTGCGTGCCTGAATACATCGAAACTTCCTGGGATGGCATGATCGTCGCTGTCTCCAACGGAGAATTCGATGTCGCTGCCGATGGCATCACCATCACCGAAGAACGTGATGAAATCGTTGATTTCTCCATCCCCTACGTCTCCATTGTGGAACGCCTCATGGCCCGTGTTGATGAAGACCGCTTCGCCACTGTCGATGAATTCATCGCAAATGAAGAGCTCGTCGTCGGCGTTCAGTTGGCAACCACCAACTACAACACCGCCATTGAGCTCGTCGGTGAAGATCGTATCGTCGGCTATGACATCTACGGTGCTGCTGTTCAGGCGCTCATCGCTGGTGATGTCGATGCTGTCATCATTGACGATGTCGCAGGCCAGGGTTACGTCGGTGAAAATGCCGAAGATGTCCAACTCTTCGAAGATGGCCTCACCCAGAATGGTGGCCTCGGCTTCATCTTCCCGGAAGGCAGCGAACTCGTCGCCGCTTTCGATGCCGCCCTCACCAGCATGATCGATGATGGTACCCTCGACGAACTCAACGTCGAATGGGGCGTCGCCGGTGGTGAAGAAGAATAACCACCTATAAGCAAGTTGAGATAAAGAGGCGCACAGCTCCGGCTGTGCGCCCTCTTTTCCGGGAGACCCCATGGCTTCTCTGATGCAAGACCAACCAATCCAAGAAAAACCCAAAAACGACTTTGAAGAAGTCGAAGAACAGTCTCGAAAGCGTTTAGCAGGACGGTTCGCTCGGCTTTATACGGCCCCCTGGTGGCTGATTACACTCGTCATCGTCTGGATTTACCTCATCGTCCAGATCACCAATAGTCTGGATTATTCACGCATTTTTGCGGAGCTTTCAGAAGGCATCTCCCTCACGCTGACGCTCTCGCTTTCCGCGTATGTGCTGGCGCTCGTTGTCGGCCTATTGTGTGGTGTCGTCCGGGCAAACCCACCCAAGCCACCGGAACACGGTATGCGTTTTGACCAAGTGGTCGGGCACATCCTTCATACTTTGCTCTATAACGCCGTGACGCTGTATGTTGAGTTTATGCGTGGTATACCGCCGCTGGTCTTCCTGCTGATTTCAGGCTTCATCCTGGTACCAGCGCTGCGCGACGCAATTAACACCTCTATTTTGCCGATGCTGCGAACCATGCTCAACAACCCGGAAATCCCTGAACTGGTCTGGCGTGGACGCGATAACGCCACTGCGATTGCAGGCCTTTCGCTGATTTACGGCGCGTTCCTCTCGGAAGTATTCCGCGCAGGTATTCAGTCCGTCGATAAAGGCCAGATCGAAGCGGCGAAATCGCTTGGCATGTCTTATTATCAGGTACTGCGCTACATTGTGATCCCGCAGGCCGTCCGCCGCATGCTGCCGCCACTTGGCAACGATTTCATCAGCATGATTAAAGACACCTCACTGGTCACAATCCTTGGCATCAACGATATTACACAGCTCGCGCGTAAGTGGTCCGGCAGCACCTTTTTATATGTCGAGACATACGCCGTACTGAGCATGATTTACCTGACGCTGACGATCACGGGCAGTATGCTCGTCCAGCTTATGGAGCGCTATCTGCGTCGTAATGAGCGCTAGCGCTTAGCAAGGGCGATCTGCTCATTATCGGCTGTGTGCCGTTATTTCTGAGCTGTCGCCGTGAGGTCATTAATGATGGCTGTCGCCGTTAGCTGATATTCATCTTGCGGCGGCACCGTCGGTGCTGGCGTCGGGGTATCCCCCAGATGCCAGGGACTTTCGATGCTGTCTTCGACACGGATGCGATAGGTCAAGCCCCTCTCAGGCTCGGTCAGTGTCAGCAAATCGTCTAGCTGCCAGATTGGCTCCACAAAGCCCATATAAAAGTTCTGACCATCATCTATCCCAGCTTTTGTATAGATGCTGATGTAATTAACGCCCTGTTCAGCGTCCATTTGCGGGATGGTATAGCTGTTGCCATCGTCGTCAGAAAGGGTCCAACCCCCTAAATCGGGCATCGACGACGAATACACGCTAGAAATGCGCACATTTTCATCCGTCTGCCCTGGGAAGACCACATCAAGCGTCACGATATAAGGCGAACTCGTGATGACCTCATCATCAAGGCCCCCTTCTAAAACGAAGATATTATCCGGCTGTACAACCGTGGGTAAAAATTCCGTCGGGCGATAAACCGGGCGAATAGCTTCAAAATCAAATGGCGTTGCAGTTATGACGGGTACCATGGTAGGTATCGGCCCAAGCTGCACATTGGGATCTGCCACAGTCTCTACGCTTGATGCTGTCGACATCTGCATACCCACAACACCGATACCAATACCTGCGACGAGCGCAATCAGCGCCGCGATACCCATCGGCAGCAGACCCGCACGTCCTTGCGTGCGTTTCCGTTTCGGTCTATGCATCATCATAGTCTTTTTCTCCTCTTGCATCCGGCTAGCAAGCTGCTGCCGGGACCGTTGTTGTGCCAGTTGTGTTTCTTTTAGGGATGGCGATAGCTGACCGATGAGTGTGCCGATGCCGAGCATATCCCTCAGTTCATCCGCATAGTCCGGGTAATCTCGCACGCAGTCCTCGATCGTCTCGCCAGCAGCGAGGCGGTCGATACAGACGTTGACAATTTCCATCAGCGGCGGTGTCATGAGGCACCTCCCTTCGATCCGGCTTGGACATCCGCTTTTGGATCATCTTCTGATTTTGAAGCATCTTCTGCCTTCGGCTCAGATGTCATGATCTGGCGCAGCGTCTGCAGAGCGCGAAACTGAATCGACTTCACGGCACTAATGCTCTTGCCAACTGTTTCAGCGGTCTCTTGTAAGCTGAGCTGCTGGCCGAAGCGCAGCAACAACACTTCCTGATGATCGCTGTTGAGCATATTAAGCGCGTGCTGCAACCGCTGCTGATCAAATACATCCCCCAGAAGATGCTCCGGGTTACTTTCTATCATGGCTGGCATCCATTCCTCCAATGACTCCCACTGTAAGGCGATGCGTGCATTCCCGATGGACTGTAAATGTGCCTGCAACTGCGTACGTGCGACCTTAAACAGCCAGCCCCGAAGGTGGCTGCGCGGTGCATTAGGCTTTCCGACGCATTCCAGCAGCGTCACAAATACGTCACTCACGATGTCTTCCGCCAAAGTTGCCTGTGGCACGCGCAGCCGCACAAACCGATACAGATCGGCAAAGTGCACTTCGTAAGCTTCCATGACAGCATCACGGTCGCCTTGCTGTATGCGTTCCAACAGCGATAACATCGGCGGATGATCCGGCCTATTCATCGCCACATCCTATTGTTGAGAGCCGCTCTCATATATGAGGAGGGTAACACGGCGTATAAAGTTGCGGTGAAATTGAAAAGAGGTTCCAAGAAGCCGCTGGGAATGGATTTTTGGTATGGAGATTGATGTAAATACGGTGAATACAGGAGGAAAAACAAGCTGAAGATAGGAACAAAAAAGGCCCACTAGTGTGGGCCCGGTAATAAAATGATTTTTAATAACCTTAGTATGCAGTTAACATACCATTTGCTACGTAGAAAGTCAATCCATCTCGTGCAAACTAACCAAACTTCTTGACAAACTGCTCCCCACACCTAGCCAGAAACACTGAGAAGCCGCTTAACATTGCTTTACAAGGGGGCAAAATTCACCCACAATATTTATTGTGACGCACTTCACGAACTTTTGCAATAAATCAGCGCATTTT
The Phototrophicus methaneseepsis DNA segment above includes these coding regions:
- a CDS encoding 6-pyruvoyl-tetrahydropterin synthase-related protein, with amino-acid sequence MKWLSSRLDFGLLLVLLLSCFAALPLILHPQGLPNGADVLYHTYRAALMDRSWALSDLFPRWADVLYYGYGAPLWHFYAPLSYYLTSLLSGLFAVDALGALRILIIICNLSAGVGMYDFSKRLSGRLGGVLAALAYLFAPYILFTLPYARGAYPELLALALFPWVMWRFTLLQTTRSRRDTALAALCLFLVIMAHNLMAVVLTLFLLAYILWHMVTAQIVTPRKQWRIAIYPYTLSVLAVALAVGLSAYFWLPVLLEAGTVHLQNLTAVDQLNYQNFFVWGDVLFGLVPLQDAGAINALRPVTVLGLPQWVLALSGFVGSIVVIVRVWRAGERPILTLSQSLFFGFCALICMVLVLPLSASIWQGLTPLQYLQFPWRLLGPAAFSLAVLVGMNAHWLQKVARPNWQMGLAAAATALILLLAAPLFTVLQWRYETLNTSVGAYLDSEQDGVQLGTTFTDEYRPADVSTLPGPQPALIDDYRDGYPVDRAHAPDGVDIFARDSGPTSNVWDTRADEAFTLEVYTFYWPGWVASVDGGQVPITPSPNHGFITFEVPAGQHTVSVNLTATMPRLFGNLISILTIIAFFACLRFLPAGVPVDRVPQVTQRQAFGVLIGGAVALVGVLLFMPEPSVLWLNTEPGRAPARTEVRYTFSDEEGELARVTGYDLGRTTFAPGDTVRLAVYWQGRRDDIAINYSSFVHIGEPEVPPLAQVDKLHPGGYAMSEWWSPEEYIYDEYEIKLPADMPAGDYTVFVGLYTCALAPAGDCGNGYRPQVTDTEGQSVGDTLPLTTISVR
- a CDS encoding substrate-binding periplasmic protein, which translates into the protein MKRSLLLVFLLLLTLPLAVQAQDELPDLGGETISIAVENAYPPFNFIDEETGEPAGWDYDAVDEICARINCVPEYIETSWDGMIVAVSNGEFDVAADGITITEERDEIVDFSIPYVSIVERLMARVDEDRFATVEEFIANEELVVGVQLATTNYNTAIELVGEDRIVGYDIYGAAVQALIAGDVDAVIIDDVAGQGYVGENAEDVQLFEDGLTQNGGLGFIFPEGSELVAAFDAALTSMIDDGTLDELNVEWGVAGGEEEAVELPDLGGETISIAVENAYPPFNFIDEETGEPAGWDYDAVDEICARINCVPEYIETSWDGMIVAVSNGEFDVAADGITITEERDEIVDFSIPYVSIVERLMARVDEDRFATVDEFIANEELVVGVQLATTNYNTAIELVGEDRIVGYDIYGAAVQALIAGDVDAVIIDDVAGQGYVGENAEDVQLFEDGLTQNGGLGFIFPEGSELVAAFDAALTSMIDDGTLDELNVEWGVAGGEEE
- a CDS encoding amino acid ABC transporter permease, with amino-acid sequence MASLMQDQPIQEKPKNDFEEVEEQSRKRLAGRFARLYTAPWWLITLVIVWIYLIVQITNSLDYSRIFAELSEGISLTLTLSLSAYVLALVVGLLCGVVRANPPKPPEHGMRFDQVVGHILHTLLYNAVTLYVEFMRGIPPLVFLLISGFILVPALRDAINTSILPMLRTMLNNPEIPELVWRGRDNATAIAGLSLIYGAFLSEVFRAGIQSVDKGQIEAAKSLGMSYYQVLRYIVIPQAVRRMLPPLGNDFISMIKDTSLVTILGINDITQLARKWSGSTFLYVETYAVLSMIYLTLTITGSMLVQLMERYLRRNER
- a CDS encoding RNA polymerase sigma factor, translating into MNRPDHPPMLSLLERIQQGDRDAVMEAYEVHFADLYRFVRLRVPQATLAEDIVSDVFVTLLECVGKPNAPRSHLRGWLFKVARTQLQAHLQSIGNARIALQWESLEEWMPAMIESNPEHLLGDVFDQQRLQHALNMLNSDHQEVLLLRFGQQLSLQETAETVGKSISAVKSIQFRALQTLRQIMTSEPKAEDASKSEDDPKADVQAGSKGGAS